The following DNA comes from Quercus robur chromosome 1, dhQueRobu3.1, whole genome shotgun sequence.
AAAGGACACCTCCAACCGTAGCTGTagtgccccttttttttttttctgcaaaaaCCATTTTTGAGCCAAAGGCAAAGTAAGAAagttttgtgattttgaaagaaaacaaatagtgCCCATTCTTCTATGCATGTATATAAACATTCATATGTGCAttgttatctttttctttttgactaaCCATTTGTAAATATTGTACTGTTCACATTGAggacaactttttcttttagaaaaaaaaaattgtttcttttttgaaggaaagaaaagagtgttCACTTACATATACatacgtgtatatatatatgtgtgtgtgtgtgtgtgtgtgtatacttatatatacataatGTTAGCTTTGTAGAGGCTGCAGCAAGGCCGCAAGGCAGTAGAGGCTGCTCTTCCAAAATTTGGCATCAAGTGCAGCTGTAGAGTGCTAACTTTGTACCACTGGGCTAACATCATGTTGCCTTGCTTCTTGTTGGCTATTATGCAACCTCGAGGGCACGATAAACTTTCACTATGGTTGGCTCTTTGATGAATTGGAAACatcttttttccatttctatTTACCTAGTTCATATCTTTGTTTCGTGTGTTCCCGGGAGGAATTCAAGCTCTTCAATCTCGGGAGCTCCCCAGTGAAGTCACCAGAATGTTgaggggaaaattttgatgttcccAAATAGAATATGGGGTAGCCAAGCCAAAACTCGACGATGggcccttgaaataaagcccaaaggctTTCGGTGTTGTGTAAGTCCGCCCAAGCAAGAGATAGAGACTACAACctaacaagaagacaacaataaaacacaataaacaCGTTActgttgttagtttgttatattattagtcaTTTTACAGCATCATAGTCCAACTCAGTCTTCTAGCGGTACGGTATTATCTCCAGCGGTAGGGTAATTTCAGGTTAATAAGTGTGTTTACAtggtaaaaatcatattttttccttattattattaagtcaacatAAGGGAAAACTTCCATAGTATCCAAAACATTATGACCTTCAtcatactaataaaaaattagtatcCAAAACATTACTATTGGTTTGTTAgttttagtatattaaaaaattattaattatttatataatttaaataaataataattaaattatttatgctCACCGGTTCGACCATCGGTTGGACCTCGGTCCGACCAGAAAACCGATAATTAGCTTCTTTTCCGGTTCTTTCATCgtaccaatttttaaaaccatgtgaGAGCCTCCTCAAGCACGTACggttatatttttacttaatttcattcattttcaaataaatgtaccttcaaataaaataaatatatttaatttttattaactaaTCTTGTGCATAAtacaggttagcgactagtgATCTTAATATACAAGGACTTATTTGTAATTAATGGAGCCCAAGGGTTTTAAGTTTTCACGTTAACATTAGATTTCACATTATGGAAATCCTGCTTATGTTTTCACCTTAaccattaatttaataatagacaattacttaattatttatttatggatgATGCCTTCTTAATGGAGAGCAATCACAGGCTGTGGACTTTCagtattctaaaatttaaagagaCGCCTAATCCGATGTCTGCAATATACTGCATAACTATTGATCTATACAGCTTACAACAATAGAACTAATCTTATCGTGGTACAAAGTAGAGGATAAGTAGACTAAAAATTAACTGCAATTTCTATATTAAGCAAACGAGACTATATACAACATTATGCTTCAAAAGTTTCTATTTTCACTTCTACAACCCCAAGCAATCAGTAAGTTTTCAATTTGCCACTGGTTGAATTGGTCCCAACTATCCCAAGCATTGATCCAAAGTCTATTCTAAAAATTGCATGATACACAACTAATTCAGCGACCGCTTATGAGGATTGAATCAGTGCTAGACAAGGAAGCAGCAGAACCCTTGCCAGATGTTGACGGAATCGACAATAAGAAATCAAACGCTTCATTACCTTTAAAGGTACTAAAACAACCACCTTCATTTGGTAATTCTGGCAGATTAGCATTGCCATCCAAAAACTGCGTCACTTGCCTCATACTAGGCCTAGCTGCTGGCATTGACTGTGAGCAAAGCAGGCCTAGTTTCAAAACCAACTTCATTTCCTCCACCACATAATTACCTTCCAATCGAGGATCACTTGCATCAAGGATTGATCCTTTTCTCCAGCACTCAAACACCCAGTCAACCAATATTACCTCTTCAGTAAGTCCTTGTTGCTCTACAGGCCTCCTTCCACAAGCCACCTCAAGCATGAAAGCCCCAAAAGCAAACACATCAGTGCAAGTGGTTGCCCTTCTTGTTCTAGTAAGCTCTGGAGCCAAATAACCCACAGTCCCAACCACATGGGTTGTTTGAGGATTGGTACCGTGGTCATATAATCTGGAAAGTCCAAAATCTCCTAGTCTTCCATTTAATTCAGCATCTAATAGAACATTACTTGCTTTTATATCCCTGTGTAGAACAACCTGTTCCCAATCTTCATGAAGGTAAAGCAGGCCAGATGCTACTCCTCTGAGGATTCGAAATCGTTGGAGCCAGTTAAGGTTTGGTTTTTCATTGCTATATAAGAACTTGTCAAGGCTTCCGTTTGGCATATAATCATAGACCAAAAGGAGTTCACCTTGTCGCCGGCAGTATCCTAGGAGCTGCACCAAGTTCCTGTGCCTCAGCCTGCCCAAGCTAATGATTTCagccacaaattccttcatccCTTGTTTTGAATCATGGGAGACTTTCTTGACTGCAATTTGTATATTGGAAGAAGGAAGAATTCCTCTATAAACCTTTCCAAAACCTCCTGCTCCAAGAAGCTCTTTGTCTAAGAAACCTTTGGTTGCTTTGTAGAGATTCTTATAGATGAACCTGTGAGGACCATACTCCCGTTCCCAATCTTCACGTATTTCTTCATACTTCTTCCTTCTTATAATGTAAGCAGCTCCAGTAATTGTTATTAGCACAAGTATTACTGCTATGACCAAAACCATGATCATTAGTACCGGTATCTCTTTTGTTTTCCGTTGTTGAGGAAGTGGAGGAAGCTTCGAAACATCAAGGCTTTGTGCTTGTCCACTTTTATTAAAGCTCCATCCAAGAACATAGTGGTCGCTTGTAACAAGTGTGCCAGTGGCTGAAGAGAAACCAACATACATAGATTCCAAGAGATACTGAGACAGATCAATAGGTTTTGACATCAGAGGCCGGTTTGGTTTTGGGATTCCTTTCGGGGCTAGTGTTACACTCAGTAACTTTTCTGCCTCATCATAGTCTATCCAAAGATGCATTGGATTCCCACTTGTGAGCCCCAAGcttatatttttcccttctttaTTGGAAAAATACATTGCAGAAGCTGAATCAGTTGAGTTCAGGCTATTCACATCGATTCCCACATGATTTTTATCAATATCTCCAAATTCTGGATTCAGAGCAGTGTCAAGCTCGATGGCCAAAATGTGGTTTGAAGTAAGGCCTTCATTTGAAGAATTGAACAGTCCTAGATACTGATTTCCTACAACGTTGGTAAAGTTACTTGATGGACTGATGGTGAAGGCCATGCCGTGACCTCCAACATTTGGTACTTGTGGAACAATGGCAAATACAAAGTTTgtagaaaatgagagaaatggACTTAAACCTGAGGAAGTTGTGTTGAATTTTAAAGGAAATTGGAAGAAAGCGTGACCAACTTGCGGGTATGAAATGTTTACGGTATTGGTTAGCTGCAGTAGGCCATTGCTGGTAATTTTAGCAGATCCATCAAGATGCAGCTTGGCTTGAAGGAAGCCATTGTAGATGAATTGGTTTTCATTTTGAGCAAAGGCCAGAGGAATATTGGAAACATAGAGAATTATCAGAAAGTGAAGTGATCTAAGGATTGTAGCCATTGGGAAAAGTTGGAAAAGGCTCATTTTTGTGAAGAGAAGGCTTCTGGTTATTTTAAAAGTCTCAGACTCAGAGAAATGAGTCTTTTTCTTTCCCCAAGTTAAACATCAGTATGTATGTTGCCATAGTCATGGGCTAACCAAACAATTTAGTCAGAAAGTAGATAAAGAGTGTCAAATTCTCTATTTCTTCTGCTAGCTTAAATTCTTTATATTCTGTCAATTGGTCAATGAGATGTAATCATGTTTGTAATGTTTGGTAGAACTCTTGTCTATCAATCAGCAACAAACTTTGACACCGCTGCTAGGAGCAGTCATGGTTGCTGTCTGAATTGACTCTAAGCAACGTCTAGGCTTCTAGATGCTTGGTTATTTACATGCTGTCTGAAAATGGCAGGACTTATTTATCTGTATTGCTGCCAATCTCAATAAAGAGAAGTATTTCTGAATTTTATCATaattagttttctatttttcatcaCAGTTTCGGTTGTCTGCACTACTGATTTCTGGTAGAAATTTTGGTACTGTAGCTCTTTTCTGCAAATTTCTCCTTTCGAATAGGTTAATCAGTTTGTGTTATGACTTATGAACTTAACACGGGTGCGTATGAAATGCACTTGTGAAGATACATACacactcagagagagagagaccattCTTTTAAGTCTCTTGGACTTGAATATGTTAAAGAGCAATGATCCTTCAAGGTGTGCCAGTGCCATTGCAAGTTTAGAGAATGGGTTAGCTTTTGATAATGCTAACTTGTTTTGTAATAGACTTGTTTCTTAGTTAATATTATATCTTGGTTtaccgaaaaaaaaaagaaaattttttcattggagaaaaaaaaaaaaaaaaagactttttaaAATACTACTTAATCAACCCCCTTTCTATGCCATGGTGACTTTCACAAAGTAATTgagtttgaaaaaaatgaatttgaggtGGTGAACTGAACaatttatattatctatatttaatttattcaaataaaaaatagagagaaaatataaaggaaaaaaaaaaaagtgtatgatATGTTGGATGAGATGGCACAATAGGAGGCCTGAAAAATTAATTGTAAGGCTTTTGTTATTAGATATATCATAGATATAATTTGCCCATATTCAtaaacttaaacttttgggttGAATGGCATccttatatgttatattaagaCCTCAAATAGAATCTCCTAAGGTATTATCTCTCAAAcctttttttatgaataacaTTTCATTCAAAACTAGAAAGATAGAAAATGctgtttttcataaacaatgaacacaaacataaaaaaagtaatagaagaaatattcttttttaaacaaagtttaactacaaactTGGATGTAACTAATGACTACAACtcatactaaaaaaattaatatgattacACATTTTGAAAATGCAACCGTTAGATTACGTGTTCTTTATGtccttaacatgcatgtcaaatttcgtatctatcgaatgttatttactattcgatttataaatttattttatatgcataattttagattataaaaacttgaaatttaaacatttgattgatgacatatatagttattgatctttgattttttggaaattttgcaagtatagaaaatataagaagaaaatacaaTCTAATGAtgattttgtcaaaattcacatccaatgtTTTTGTCCGCAAAGTTTTTGTCTTATGCTACcaatatatatttctcttaatCCACACATGGTCAGTATGAACAGCCGAGCAGGAAAAATGGTTGTTTTAATCCCTTCTTGAATTCATACACACAAAAGACGGAATGATATCTCTACTATTCCTTAGCacaccattttagaaaagtgtATAGGACCTTAGCATCGCttgaaatgaacaaaagaaaactctagaaattaaaattttccatgtGAAAAATACTTGTGCGTACAAGATCTCGGGAAGGTTTGCTTTTTCATGCTATAGGCACCTGTGAGCAACTATATGTTACTTCAATGGTTCAGATCAAACccttatttcaatttgatctatTAGAAGCAGTCAAAACATATACTTCACAAGAAATTTATTTGGATAGTGGCATTTGAAAATAGATTACATTGCTTTTAAAGTGAATCTTTTTTAGAAATAAGTCAATAACGTTTCAAGACTGGCAATTCAGTTGAAAATTTACAAGTCAGTTTAGATTTTACAGGCACTGGTCTTGTACTTCTACAGTTCTACTGAATGTTTCTCCATACGAtgagtaaaagaaaatgaaggttTTGGATATTAAGGATTTGATgctccttaaaaataaaaaaaaaaataaaaaaatcaaccatTTATGCCTTCATTGTGTTCAAAATCTCAAGGTAACACTGAAATAAGATATAGAAGACtactaaaattatacatactaTTCACGGACTTGTGCGATGCACAgaagaatgaaaatattttgtaatggAGTATT
Coding sequences within:
- the LOC126728952 gene encoding L-type lectin-domain containing receptor kinase SIT2-like isoform X3, which translates into the protein MRLFSLLPMVTILVILYVSNIHMAFAQNENQFIYSGFLGAKLHLDGSAKITSNGLLLLTNTVNISSPQVGHAFFQFPLKFNTTSSGLSPSLSFSTNFVFAIVPQVPNVGGHGMAFTISPSSNFTNVVGNQYLGLFNSSNEGLTSNHILAIELDTALNPEFGDIDKNHVGIDVNSLNSTDSASAMYFSNKEGKNISLGLTSGNPMHLWIDYDEAEKLLSVTLAPKGIPKPNRPLMSKPIDLSQYLLESMYVGFSSATGTLVTSDHYVLGWSFNKSGQAQSLDVSKLPPLPQQRKTKEIPVLMIMVLVIAVILVLITITGAAYIIRRKKYEEIREDWEREYGPHRFIYKNLYKATKGFLDKELLGAGGFGKVYRGILPSSNIQIAVKKVSHDSKQGMKEFVAEIISLGRLRHRNLVQLLGYCRRQGELLLVYDYMPNGSLDKFLYSNEKPNLNWLQRFRILRGVASGLLYLHEDWEQVVLHRDIKASNVLLDAELNGRLGDFGLSRLYDHGTNPQTTHVVGTVGYLAPELTRTRRATTCTDVFAFGAFMLEVACGRRPVEQQGLTEEVILVDWVFECWRKGSILDASDPRLEGNYVVEEMKLVLKLGLLCSQSMPAARPSMRQVTQFLDGNANLPELPNEGGCFSTFKGNEAFDFLLSIPSTSGKGSAASLSSTDSILISGR
- the LOC126728952 gene encoding L-type lectin-domain containing receptor kinase SIT2-like isoform X2, which produces MGLFQLFPMATILVSLHFQIIFYVSNIPLAFAQNENQFIYNGFLQAKLHLDGSAKITSNGLLLLTNTVNNSYPQVGHAFFQFPLKFNTTSSGLSPSLSFSTNFVFAIVPQVPNVGGHGMAFTISPSSNFTNVVGNQYLGLFNSSNEGLTSNHILAIELDTALNPEFGDIDKNHVGIDVNSLNSTDSASAMYFSNKEGKNISLGLTSGNPMHLWIDYDEAEKLLSVTLAPKGIPKPNRPLMSKPIDLSQYLLESMYVGFSSATGTLVTSDHYVLGWSFNKSGQAQSLDVSKLPPLPQQRKTKEIPVLMIMVLVIAVILVLITITGAAYIIRRKKYEEIREDWEREYGPHRFIYKNLYKATKGFLDKELLGAGGFGKVYRGILPSSNIQIAVKKVSHDSKQGMKEFVAEIISLGRLRHRNLVQLLGYCRRQGELLLVYDYMPNGSLDKFLYSNEKPNLNWLQRFRILRGVASGLLYLHEDWEQVVLHRDIKASNVLLDAELNGRLGDFGLSRLYDHGTNPQTTHVVGTVGYLAPELTRTRRATTCTDVFAFGAFMLEVACGRRPVEQQGLTEEVILVDWVFECWRKGSILDASDPRLEGNYVVEEMKLVLKLGLLCSQSMPAARPSMRQVTQFLDGNANLPELPNEGGCFSTFKGNEAFDFLLSIPSTSGKGSAASLSSTDSILISGR